The Hymenobacter oligotrophus genome has a window encoding:
- a CDS encoding ATP-binding protein gives MKQVKIQIPSLVENIRVVESFIDNSKETFHIEDDIYGNIMVAVTEAVNNAIRHGNKFDKDKNVLLCLSVDEGQVKFEIEDQGPGFDYNNLLDPTAPENLENPGGRGIFLIRHLADEVEFTKDGRKVELTFFLPPTSGNGHATA, from the coding sequence ATGAAGCAGGTTAAAATCCAGATTCCTTCCCTCGTCGAGAACATCCGCGTGGTGGAAAGTTTCATCGACAACTCGAAGGAAACGTTTCACATTGAGGACGACATTTACGGCAACATCATGGTGGCCGTAACGGAGGCCGTGAACAACGCCATTCGCCACGGCAACAAGTTCGATAAGGACAAAAACGTGTTGCTGTGCCTTTCCGTGGACGAAGGCCAGGTTAAGTTCGAAATCGAAGACCAAGGACCGGGCTTCGATTACAACAACCTGCTCGACCCCACCGCCCCCGAAAACCTCGAGAATCCCGGCGGGCGCGGTATCTTCCTGATCCGCCACCTGGCCGATGAGGTAGAGTTTACCAAGGACGGCCGCAAAGTAGAACTTACGTTCTTCTTGCCCCCGACGTCGGGCAACGGCCACGCCACTGCCTAA
- the ybeY gene encoding rRNA maturation RNase YbeY produces MSSSFFGSAMQDDAQLPPAHDEAYDPLHDAPGIEFVVEDVDFELTDATELTEWVERVAAVHEHKIVQLTYIFCSDEYLHRVNVEYLDHDTYTDVITFDNADDADIIEGDVFISVERVRENAQSHNVSFRDELHRVMIHGVLHLLGYKDKDLLSQTAMRKKEDDCLSLRTF; encoded by the coding sequence GTGTCATCATCCTTTTTCGGCTCCGCCATGCAAGACGATGCCCAGCTCCCGCCGGCCCACGACGAGGCCTACGACCCGTTGCACGACGCGCCGGGTATCGAGTTTGTGGTGGAGGATGTAGACTTTGAGCTGACCGACGCCACCGAACTCACCGAGTGGGTGGAGCGCGTAGCAGCCGTGCACGAGCACAAAATCGTGCAGCTTACTTACATTTTCTGCTCCGACGAGTACTTGCACCGCGTGAACGTGGAGTACCTCGACCACGACACGTACACCGACGTTATCACCTTCGACAACGCCGACGACGCCGACATCATCGAGGGCGACGTGTTCATTTCGGTGGAGCGGGTGCGCGAAAACGCCCAAAGCCACAACGTGAGCTTCCGCGACGAGCTGCACCGCGTAATGATACACGGCGTGCTGCACCTGCTGGGCTACAAAGACAAAGACCTGCTGAGCCAGACGGCCATGCGCAAGAAAGAAGACGACTGCTTGTCGCTGCGCACCTTCTAA
- a CDS encoding GNAT family N-acetyltransferase: MSVSPSSLPVIQGEVLDFYLSQGYYRMHQDLFTCRFLPLDESLYTVHWLRLDLGRVSFGSEQRRLLRQNKRFTAVVRPFRLTAEYEELYARYRSSITFDAPETVEAFLLAGAQHNVFTTHVIELRDGEQLIAAGIFDSGEQSLAGIMNFYDPAYRKHSLGKHLMLLKIIYALQEDKAYYYPGYVVHNYPKFDYKLYPCPAATEVYDCATGYWLPFSWDVVAAQSAELLKNWPPKFSEEGEAE, translated from the coding sequence ATGTCCGTTTCCCCGTCTTCGTTGCCCGTTATTCAGGGCGAGGTGCTCGATTTTTACTTAAGCCAGGGCTATTACCGGATGCACCAGGACTTGTTTACCTGCCGGTTTTTGCCCCTCGACGAAAGCCTGTACACGGTGCATTGGCTGCGCCTCGACCTAGGCCGCGTATCGTTTGGCAGCGAGCAGCGCCGCCTGTTGCGCCAGAACAAGCGGTTTACGGCCGTAGTGCGTCCGTTTCGGCTTACTGCCGAGTACGAGGAGTTGTACGCCCGCTACCGCAGCTCCATCACCTTCGATGCGCCCGAAACGGTAGAGGCCTTCTTGCTGGCCGGCGCGCAGCACAACGTATTTACCACCCACGTCATCGAGCTGCGCGACGGGGAACAGCTGATAGCCGCCGGCATTTTCGACAGCGGCGAGCAGAGCCTGGCGGGCATCATGAACTTCTACGACCCAGCCTACCGCAAGCACAGCCTGGGCAAGCACCTGATGCTGCTCAAAATCATCTATGCCTTGCAGGAGGACAAGGCCTACTACTACCCGGGCTACGTGGTACACAACTACCCCAAGTTCGATTACAAGCTGTACCCGTGCCCAGCCGCTACCGAGGTGTACGATTGCGCCACCGGCTACTGGCTGCCTTTCTCCTGGGATGTTGTAGCGGCGCAATCGGCTGAATTGCTGAAGAATTGGCCGCCTAAGTTCAGCGAAGAAGGGGAGGCGGAGTAA
- the mnmG gene encoding tRNA uridine-5-carboxymethylaminomethyl(34) synthesis enzyme MnmG, whose amino-acid sequence MTQEYDVIVVGAGHAGCEAAAAAANLGSKVLLITMNMNTIAQMSCNPAMGGVAKGQIVREVDALGGQSGIITDKTMIQFRMLNRSKGPAMWSPRAQSDRMRFAEEWRLTLEGISNVDFWQEAVTGLLVEGDVCVGVRTQLGIEFRSKTVVLTNGTFLNGLIHIGEKQFGGGRAAESKSTGITEQLRDLGFETGRMKTGTPPRVDGRTLDYARMEEQPGDEEPSKFSYLDTPRLAKQRPCYITYTNEKVHDILRTGFEKSPMFQGRIKGLGPRYCPSVEDKINRFADKDRHQIFVEPEGWSTVEVYVNGFSSSLPEDVQYNALRQIAGFENAKMFRPGYAIEYDFFPPTQLHLTLETKPVRNLYFAGQINGTTGYEEAACQGLMAGINAHLRVREQEPFVLRRSEAYIGVLIDDLVNKGTDEPYRMFTSRAEHRILLRQDNADLRLTPLAHKLGLASDERLQRVEQKRQQTADVLEYLNKKAVEPGEINGLLVELGSAPISEKTRAVNLLRRPQIELSDLQRALPELSQYLGTYGAEALEQASIHVKYETYIEKENQQAKRMGELEDVRIVGRLDYKQMPALSHEAREKLLRIQPETIGQASRISGISPADISVLMVYLGK is encoded by the coding sequence CTGACTCAGGAATACGATGTGATTGTGGTAGGCGCCGGCCACGCCGGTTGCGAAGCAGCGGCGGCCGCGGCCAACCTCGGCTCGAAGGTGCTGCTCATCACGATGAACATGAACACCATCGCGCAGATGTCGTGCAACCCGGCCATGGGCGGGGTGGCCAAAGGCCAGATTGTGCGCGAGGTGGACGCCCTGGGTGGCCAGAGCGGCATTATCACCGACAAAACCATGATTCAGTTTCGGATGCTGAACCGCTCGAAGGGCCCCGCCATGTGGAGCCCCCGCGCGCAAAGCGACCGGATGCGTTTTGCCGAAGAGTGGCGCCTGACGCTGGAAGGTATTTCGAACGTTGATTTCTGGCAGGAAGCCGTAACCGGCCTGTTGGTTGAAGGCGACGTGTGCGTGGGCGTGCGCACGCAACTCGGCATCGAGTTCCGTTCGAAAACGGTGGTGCTCACCAACGGCACCTTCCTGAACGGCCTCATTCACATCGGCGAGAAGCAATTTGGCGGGGGCCGCGCCGCTGAGAGCAAGAGCACCGGCATTACGGAGCAGCTGCGCGACCTGGGGTTTGAAACCGGCCGCATGAAGACGGGCACGCCGCCCCGCGTGGATGGCCGCACGCTCGACTACGCACGCATGGAAGAGCAACCCGGCGACGAAGAGCCGAGCAAGTTCTCGTACCTCGATACGCCGCGCCTCGCCAAGCAGCGCCCCTGCTACATCACGTACACCAACGAAAAGGTGCACGACATTCTGCGCACTGGCTTCGAGAAGTCGCCCATGTTCCAGGGCCGCATCAAGGGCCTAGGCCCGCGCTATTGCCCGTCGGTGGAGGACAAGATCAATCGCTTTGCCGACAAGGACCGCCACCAGATTTTTGTGGAGCCCGAAGGATGGAGCACCGTGGAGGTGTACGTGAACGGCTTTAGCAGCAGCCTGCCCGAAGACGTGCAGTACAACGCGCTGCGCCAGATTGCCGGCTTCGAAAACGCCAAGATGTTCCGGCCCGGTTACGCCATCGAGTACGACTTCTTCCCGCCCACGCAGCTGCACCTTACCTTGGAAACCAAGCCGGTGCGCAACCTGTACTTCGCGGGCCAGATCAACGGCACCACGGGTTACGAGGAAGCCGCTTGCCAAGGCCTGATGGCCGGCATCAACGCCCATTTGCGCGTGCGCGAGCAGGAGCCGTTTGTGCTGCGCCGCTCCGAGGCCTACATCGGCGTGCTCATCGACGACTTGGTAAACAAAGGCACCGACGAGCCCTACCGCATGTTTACCTCGCGCGCCGAGCACCGCATTTTGCTGCGCCAGGACAACGCCGACCTGCGCCTTACGCCCTTGGCCCACAAGTTGGGCTTGGCTTCGGATGAGCGCCTGCAGCGCGTGGAGCAAAAGCGCCAGCAAACCGCCGACGTGCTGGAGTACCTCAACAAAAAAGCCGTGGAGCCGGGCGAAATCAACGGGCTGCTGGTGGAGCTGGGTTCGGCCCCGATCAGCGAGAAAACCCGTGCCGTAAATCTGCTGCGTCGCCCGCAAATCGAACTTTCCGATTTGCAGCGCGCCCTGCCCGAGCTGAGCCAGTACCTAGGTACCTACGGCGCGGAGGCACTGGAGCAGGCCAGCATCCACGTGAAGTACGAGACCTACATCGAGAAGGAAAACCAGCAAGCCAAGCGCATGGGCGAGCTGGAGGACGTGCGCATTGTAGGCCGCCTGGATTACAAGCAAATGCCGGCGCTGTCGCACGAAGCGCGCGAGAAGCTGCTGCGTATTCAGCCCGAAACCATTGGGCAAGCTTCGCGCATCAGCGGCATTTCGCCGGCCGATATTTCGGTGCTGATGGTTTACCTGGGCAAGTAA
- a CDS encoding class I SAM-dependent methyltransferase produces the protein MSYERVEQCPVCGQNDFRPRMTVEDYSVSHEQFAIVQCTNCTLLLTNPRPDAASIGRYYESNDYVSHSDTRQGLINQIYQVARSFTLRRKVALINRFVAKPGRVLDYGCGTGYFLAACQKAGWQIAGVEPNATARQLAEQHTGQPIGAGNLGQFESGSFDVITLWHVLEHVHELNGTLAELTRLLKPNGVLIVAVPNAASPDAQYYREQWAAYDVPRHLYHFTDKTIGLLFGKHQLRLRQTLPLPLDAYYVSMLSEKYRAERNGGLLAAVKSGYKSNTQAKQKGGQYSSLIFVAGKSPSA, from the coding sequence GTGTCGTACGAACGCGTAGAACAGTGCCCGGTATGCGGGCAAAACGACTTTCGGCCGCGGATGACGGTGGAGGATTACTCCGTCAGCCACGAGCAGTTTGCCATTGTGCAATGCACCAACTGCACGTTGCTGCTCACCAACCCGCGGCCCGACGCGGCCAGCATTGGCCGCTACTACGAAAGCAACGACTACGTTTCGCACTCCGACACGCGCCAGGGGCTCATCAACCAGATTTACCAAGTGGCGCGCTCGTTTACGCTGCGCCGCAAGGTGGCCCTCATCAACCGCTTCGTTGCCAAGCCGGGCCGCGTGCTTGATTACGGCTGCGGCACGGGGTATTTTCTGGCGGCTTGCCAGAAGGCTGGCTGGCAGATTGCCGGCGTCGAGCCCAACGCTACAGCCCGGCAGCTAGCCGAGCAGCACACTGGCCAGCCCATCGGCGCCGGCAACCTAGGGCAGTTCGAGTCGGGCTCGTTTGATGTGATTACGCTTTGGCACGTGCTCGAACACGTGCACGAGCTGAACGGTACGCTGGCCGAACTGACGCGCCTACTCAAGCCTAATGGCGTGCTGATTGTGGCCGTGCCCAACGCCGCCAGCCCCGATGCGCAGTACTACCGCGAGCAGTGGGCCGCCTACGATGTGCCCCGGCATTTGTACCACTTTACCGACAAAACCATCGGCTTGCTGTTCGGCAAGCACCAGTTGCGCCTGCGCCAAACCCTGCCGCTGCCGCTCGATGCCTACTACGTGAGCATGCTGAGCGAAAAGTACCGCGCCGAGCGCAACGGCGGTTTGTTAGCCGCCGTGAAATCGGGGTACAAATCGAACACCCAAGCCAAGCAAAAAGGCGGACAATACTCCAGCCTGATTTTCGTGGCGGGCAAATCGCCCAGCGCGTAG
- a CDS encoding Ig-like domain-containing domain codes for MFVRPYLLLLLPVGFWVAGCAAISQPEGGARDTVAPKFVSSSPKNGATNVSQQSIRLEFSEPVQLKDLSKNLIITPSLAEGNEYKVREERNAIELRFEKPLDENTTYVFNFGEAVTDITENNKAANVVLAFSTGAALDSGSVSGTVVQLLTGQPEADAVVALYPARDTADIRRARPYYLGRTDKSGAFRLNNLRADNYRLYALVDKNQNTRYEEPERIAYLPQPVQVQPRADSLRLFTVRPDARRPLIQSQQPSAAQFRIGYNEGLRQLTLAALGQPPKPEQNQLVALAEKGRTAVVYRAAAMPAGRYLVSATDSAGNVGLDTVNVRFAGETLPPRKGPQYQLANNQRETPATGQLRLQFNEPLRLVTNKPFATLVEDSTTRRPLRAPADGQLSPDRTQLIINLNTRARRAISIVPDSTAITGVTGQSLGLRPVRLRITEQATTGSLSGTVQTAAKRFELQLLDDKYQLVASLQNPRTFRFDNLAPGSYRLRVLVDANNDGRWQGGDPGLRRPAEPVWIYQQPLTVRANWEVEDIRFGF; via the coding sequence ATGTTCGTACGCCCTTATTTGCTGTTGTTGCTGCCCGTGGGGTTTTGGGTGGCGGGTTGCGCGGCCATTAGCCAGCCCGAAGGCGGCGCCCGCGACACCGTTGCGCCCAAATTTGTGAGCAGTTCGCCCAAAAACGGCGCTACCAATGTGTCGCAGCAAAGCATTCGGCTGGAGTTTTCGGAGCCCGTGCAGCTGAAGGACCTCAGCAAAAACCTCATCATCACGCCCAGCCTCGCCGAGGGCAACGAGTACAAAGTGCGCGAGGAGCGCAATGCCATCGAACTGCGTTTCGAGAAGCCCCTCGACGAAAACACCACGTATGTGTTCAACTTCGGGGAGGCGGTAACCGATATCACCGAGAACAACAAAGCCGCCAACGTGGTGCTGGCATTTAGCACTGGCGCCGCCCTCGACTCGGGCTCGGTAAGCGGCACGGTGGTGCAGCTGCTCACGGGCCAGCCCGAGGCCGATGCCGTGGTGGCCTTGTACCCCGCCCGCGACACGGCCGACATACGCCGAGCGCGGCCCTACTACCTAGGGCGCACCGATAAAAGCGGGGCGTTTCGGCTGAACAACCTGCGCGCCGACAATTACCGCCTCTACGCCCTGGTTGACAAAAACCAGAACACCCGCTACGAGGAGCCCGAGCGCATTGCTTATTTGCCCCAGCCCGTGCAGGTGCAGCCCCGCGCCGATTCGTTGCGGTTGTTTACGGTGCGGCCCGATGCCCGCCGGCCGCTCATCCAGTCGCAGCAACCCAGCGCGGCGCAGTTCCGCATTGGTTACAACGAAGGCCTGCGCCAACTTACCTTGGCGGCCCTAGGTCAGCCGCCCAAACCGGAGCAAAACCAGTTGGTGGCACTGGCCGAAAAAGGGCGCACGGCCGTGGTGTACCGCGCCGCCGCTATGCCCGCCGGCCGCTACCTTGTGTCGGCAACCGATAGCGCCGGCAACGTGGGCCTCGATACGGTGAACGTGCGCTTTGCCGGCGAAACGCTGCCACCGCGCAAGGGCCCGCAGTACCAATTGGCCAACAACCAGCGCGAAACCCCGGCTACCGGCCAGCTGCGCCTGCAGTTCAACGAGCCGCTGCGTTTGGTCACCAACAAGCCTTTTGCCACGCTGGTAGAAGACTCTACCACGCGCCGCCCGTTGCGCGCCCCCGCCGATGGCCAGCTCAGCCCCGACCGCACCCAGCTCATCATTAACCTCAACACGCGCGCCCGCCGCGCCATCAGCATTGTGCCCGATAGCACCGCCATTACCGGCGTTACGGGGCAGTCGTTGGGGCTGCGGCCGGTGCGGTTGCGCATAACCGAGCAAGCCACCACCGGCAGCTTATCGGGCACGGTACAAACCGCGGCCAAGCGTTTCGAGCTGCAACTGCTCGACGACAAATACCAACTGGTGGCCTCGTTGCAAAACCCGCGCACGTTCCGCTTCGACAACCTGGCGCCCGGCAGCTACCGCCTGCGCGTGCTGGTTGATGCCAACAACGATGGCCGCTGGCAAGGCGGCGACCCGGGCCTGCGCCGCCCGGCCGAGCCCGTCTGGATTTACCAGCAACCGCTAACGGTGCGCGCCAACTGGGAGGTCGAAGACATCCGTTTCGGCTTCTAG
- a CDS encoding DUF4385 domain-containing protein: MPFDYTLDFHHVDFRKHPELYRVGKGEQGVLLVEPYKSEILPFWRFRTPEVARESSEEIYGLFLAYLAKEDFVGADMARKFLQMGFTRARRYANHRGGKKYDGPVPDDKKGQSGAHGRAELPRSPEDPVKAEAAAIFKAKWDEAKQHPDYLRQKAEFEARYGK, translated from the coding sequence ATGCCGTTCGATTACACCCTCGATTTTCACCACGTCGATTTCCGGAAACACCCCGAGCTCTACCGGGTGGGCAAGGGCGAGCAAGGTGTTTTGCTTGTGGAGCCCTATAAGAGCGAGATCTTGCCCTTCTGGCGCTTTCGTACGCCCGAGGTAGCCCGCGAGTCGTCGGAAGAGATTTACGGCCTGTTTCTGGCTTATTTGGCCAAGGAGGATTTTGTGGGGGCCGATATGGCCCGTAAGTTTTTGCAAATGGGCTTCACCAGGGCCCGTCGCTACGCCAACCACCGCGGCGGCAAAAAGTACGACGGCCCCGTGCCCGACGACAAAAAGGGCCAAAGCGGCGCCCACGGCCGCGCCGAGCTGCCGCGTAGCCCCGAAGACCCCGTAAAAGCCGAGGCGGCGGCCATCTTTAAAGCCAAGTGGGACGAAGCCAAGCAACACCCCGACTACTTGCGCCAGAAAGCCGAGTTCGAAGCGCGCTACGGGAAATGA
- a CDS encoding inorganic phosphate transporter, translating into MLGLEPQVLLLLLVCLIAACAFEFVNGFHDTANAVATVIYTNTLRPWIAVVWSAFWNFIGVFGGGITVAMGIVYLLPVESLVDQNIYHGIAMVGALILAAIIWNVGTWYYGIPASSSHALIGSILGVGIAYSLLPDSSGAAVNWGKATETGIALLIGPLFGFTLTILVMFILKRFVKSKAIFKEPHKRKPPPLWIRLILIATCTLVSFFHGSNDGQKGVGLIMLILIGIVPIKFALDESKNPLDMRDSLVRVEQVMRKINPAELAPDEQKALADINQQTGNLDRIFAGKTDVKQLPETDRFQIRKAILLTYNRAKKLMDSDRVSLSPADRKAYEEGIKDMRSFTDYAPKWVVLIVSLSLGIGTMIGWKRIVVTIGERIGKEHLTYAQGASSELIAATMIGLSTASGLPSSTTHVLSSAIAGSMVANRGIRNLNPGMVRNIALAWVLTLPVTMALSGVLFLLFRALL; encoded by the coding sequence ATGCTTGGCTTAGAGCCCCAAGTGCTCCTGCTGCTGCTGGTGTGTCTGATAGCCGCTTGCGCGTTCGAATTCGTCAACGGCTTTCACGACACTGCTAACGCAGTAGCAACCGTAATTTACACCAATACGCTGCGGCCCTGGATAGCCGTAGTCTGGTCGGCTTTCTGGAACTTCATCGGCGTGTTTGGCGGCGGCATCACCGTGGCCATGGGCATTGTGTATTTGCTGCCCGTCGAGAGTTTGGTCGATCAGAACATTTATCACGGCATAGCCATGGTAGGCGCGCTTATCCTGGCGGCCATTATCTGGAACGTGGGTACCTGGTACTACGGCATTCCGGCCTCGTCGTCGCACGCGCTTATTGGCTCCATCCTGGGCGTTGGCATTGCCTACTCGCTGCTGCCCGACTCGAGCGGAGCGGCCGTAAACTGGGGCAAGGCCACCGAAACGGGTATTGCGCTGCTGATTGGTCCGCTGTTTGGCTTCACGCTTACCATTCTGGTAATGTTTATCCTGAAGCGGTTTGTCAAGTCGAAGGCTATCTTCAAGGAGCCGCACAAGCGCAAGCCGCCACCCCTCTGGATTCGCCTGATCCTGATTGCCACCTGCACCCTGGTGAGCTTCTTCCACGGCTCCAACGACGGCCAGAAGGGCGTGGGCCTGATTATGCTGATCCTGATTGGCATTGTGCCCATCAAGTTCGCTTTGGACGAGTCGAAGAACCCGCTCGACATGCGTGATTCGCTGGTGCGTGTGGAGCAGGTGATGCGCAAGATCAACCCCGCCGAGCTGGCTCCCGACGAGCAGAAAGCACTGGCCGACATCAACCAGCAAACGGGTAACCTCGACCGCATTTTTGCCGGCAAAACCGACGTGAAGCAGCTGCCCGAAACCGACCGTTTCCAGATCCGCAAGGCTATTCTGCTGACGTACAACCGGGCCAAAAAGCTGATGGATAGCGACCGGGTAAGCCTTAGCCCCGCCGACCGCAAAGCCTACGAAGAAGGCATCAAGGACATGCGCAGCTTTACCGACTACGCCCCGAAATGGGTGGTGCTGATCGTGTCGCTGTCCCTGGGTATCGGCACCATGATTGGCTGGAAGCGCATTGTGGTAACCATTGGCGAGCGTATCGGCAAAGAGCACCTCACCTACGCGCAAGGCGCCTCCTCGGAGCTCATTGCCGCCACCATGATTGGCCTGAGCACGGCTTCGGGCCTACCCTCTTCTACCACGCACGTGCTGTCGTCAGCTATTGCCGGCTCCATGGTAGCCAACCGCGGCATTCGCAACCTCAACCCCGGCATGGTGCGCAACATTGCGCTGGCCTGGGTACTTACGCTGCCCGTAACCATGGCCCTTTCGGGCGTACTGTTCTTGCTGTTCCGGGCGCTGCTGTAA
- a CDS encoding glycine--tRNA ligase codes for MSNPTQKPTLENTQLKDIVAHAKEYGFVFPSSEIYDGLAAVYDYGPNGVELKNNLKRLWWEAMTQLNPNVVGIDAAIFMHPLTWHASGHVAGFNDPLIDNLDSKKRYRADVLVEEKAAQYENNGEAERAQALLQHLGRLLTDNDLGGVKQLIIDEKITCPVSGTGNWTDVRQFNLMFSTQGSAVESDAAQIYLRPETAQGIFVNFLNVQKSARMKVPFGIAQIGKAFRNEIVARQFIFRMREFEQMEMQFFVRPGTEMEWYQQWKETRRRWHEALGLPAAKLRFHDHEKLAHYANAAVDIEFEFPFGFKEIEGIHSRTDFDLTQHQELSKKKQQYFDADVNPETGKPYGNYVPYVVETSVGADRLFLATLCNAYTEETLTEGEGEAQQTKQRTYLKLHPAVAPIKAAIFPLVRKDGLPEKAQQIFDELRHDFRIIMEERDAIGKRYTRQDLIGTPFCIAVDHQTLEDETVTVRHRDSREQTRMPIAELRQYIGQAVSFRRIFEQL; via the coding sequence ATGAGCAACCCGACGCAGAAACCAACCCTCGAAAATACCCAGCTGAAAGATATTGTAGCCCACGCCAAGGAATACGGCTTCGTGTTCCCGTCGTCGGAAATCTACGACGGCCTCGCGGCCGTGTACGATTACGGCCCCAACGGCGTGGAGCTCAAGAACAACCTGAAGCGCCTGTGGTGGGAAGCCATGACGCAGCTCAACCCCAACGTGGTGGGCATTGATGCGGCCATCTTCATGCACCCGCTTACGTGGCACGCTTCGGGCCACGTGGCTGGTTTCAACGATCCGCTCATCGACAACCTCGACAGCAAGAAGCGCTACCGCGCCGACGTGCTGGTGGAGGAAAAGGCCGCTCAGTACGAAAACAACGGCGAAGCAGAGCGCGCGCAAGCGTTGCTGCAGCACCTGGGCCGCCTGCTCACCGACAACGACCTAGGGGGCGTAAAGCAGCTCATCATCGACGAGAAGATTACCTGCCCCGTTTCGGGTACCGGCAACTGGACGGATGTGCGCCAGTTTAACCTGATGTTCTCGACGCAGGGCTCGGCCGTGGAAAGCGACGCCGCCCAGATTTACCTGCGCCCCGAAACCGCCCAGGGCATTTTCGTGAACTTCCTGAACGTGCAGAAGTCGGCCCGCATGAAGGTGCCCTTCGGCATTGCGCAAATCGGCAAGGCCTTCCGCAACGAGATTGTGGCCCGCCAGTTCATCTTCCGGATGCGTGAGTTCGAGCAAATGGAAATGCAGTTTTTTGTGCGCCCCGGCACCGAGATGGAGTGGTACCAGCAGTGGAAGGAAACCCGCCGCCGTTGGCACGAGGCCCTAGGTCTGCCCGCTGCTAAGCTGCGCTTCCACGACCACGAGAAGCTGGCCCACTACGCCAACGCCGCCGTTGATATCGAGTTTGAATTCCCCTTCGGCTTCAAAGAAATCGAGGGCATTCACTCGCGCACCGACTTCGACCTGACCCAGCACCAGGAGCTGTCGAAGAAAAAGCAGCAGTACTTCGATGCCGACGTGAACCCCGAAACCGGCAAGCCCTACGGCAATTACGTGCCCTACGTGGTAGAAACCTCGGTGGGCGCCGACCGCCTGTTCCTGGCTACGCTTTGCAACGCCTACACCGAGGAAACCCTGACCGAGGGCGAAGGCGAAGCCCAGCAAACCAAGCAACGCACTTACCTGAAGCTGCACCCCGCGGTGGCGCCCATTAAGGCGGCCATCTTCCCGCTGGTGCGCAAGGATGGTTTGCCCGAAAAAGCCCAGCAGATTTTTGACGAATTGCGCCACGACTTCCGCATCATCATGGAAGAACGCGACGCCATCGGCAAGCGTTACACCCGCCAAGACCTCATCGGCACGCCGTTTTGCATTGCCGTCGACCACCAGACTCTGGAAGACGAAACCGTGACCGTGCGCCACCGCGACTCGCGTGAGCAAACGCGCATGCCCATTGCCGAGCTGCGTCAGTACATCGGCCAGGCCGTAAGCTTCCGCCGCATTTTCGAGCAGCTCTAA